A genomic region of Desulfosarcina ovata subsp. ovata contains the following coding sequences:
- a CDS encoding D-alanine--D-alanine ligase: MKVAIVHDTVVDTDSLDARDVLAQADAVAGALLLLGHDVSRIACSLDLAGIQQTLQDLKVDRVFNLVESIGGQGRLIHLLPFCFDAMPLPYTGAPAEAMLLTSNKTLAKRWMAAADIPTPAWIGPWPGGHGTVQGGNDKKRTWIVKSVWEHASIGLGPQSLIFDATADTVFPGLAERAASLGGACFAEAFVAGREFNLSLLAGENGPTVLPPAEIIFDGYNDAMPRIVDYRAKWDETAFEYHHTPRRFVFPSSDSDLLEGLNAIALKCWHHFGLAGYARVDFRVDGNGNPFVLEINANPCIAPDAGFAAALEHAGIAFDDAVRRILTDAC; this comes from the coding sequence ATGAAAGTCGCCATTGTTCACGATACCGTCGTCGACACTGACAGCCTTGATGCCAGGGATGTGCTGGCCCAGGCCGATGCCGTGGCCGGTGCGCTCCTGCTGCTGGGCCACGATGTCAGCCGCATCGCCTGCAGCCTGGATCTGGCCGGGATCCAGCAAACCCTCCAGGATTTGAAGGTCGACCGGGTCTTCAACCTAGTGGAGTCCATCGGCGGTCAGGGCCGGCTGATCCATCTGCTGCCCTTCTGCTTTGACGCCATGCCCCTGCCCTACACCGGCGCCCCGGCCGAAGCCATGCTGCTCACCTCCAACAAGACCCTGGCCAAGCGGTGGATGGCGGCCGCCGACATCCCCACCCCGGCCTGGATCGGCCCGTGGCCGGGCGGCCATGGTACCGTGCAGGGCGGAAACGATAAAAAACGCACCTGGATCGTCAAATCGGTCTGGGAACACGCCTCCATCGGTCTTGGACCGCAGAGTCTGATCTTTGATGCGACGGCCGATACGGTTTTCCCGGGCCTGGCCGAACGGGCAGCTTCGCTGGGCGGAGCCTGTTTTGCCGAAGCGTTCGTTGCCGGCCGGGAGTTCAATCTCTCCCTCCTGGCCGGGGAGAACGGCCCCACTGTGCTGCCGCCGGCGGAGATTATTTTCGATGGTTACAACGACGCGATGCCGCGCATCGTGGACTACCGCGCCAAGTGGGACGAAACCGCCTTTGAATATCACCACACACCCCGGCGATTCGTTTTTCCGTCATCCGACAGCGACCTTCTGGAAGGTCTGAACGCCATTGCCCTCAAGTGCTGGCACCACTTCGGCCTGGCCGGTTACGCCCGCGTCGATTTTCGCGTTGACGGGAATGGCAATCCCTTTGTTCTGGAGATTAACGCCAACCCGTGCATTGCTCCAGATGCCGGATTTGCCGCGGCCTTGGAGCATGCAGGAATCGCCTTTGACGACGCCGTCCGGAGAATTCTGACCGACGCATGCTGA
- a CDS encoding KamA family radical SAM protein yields MHVIVKTNQQENAVPTQAAPEGDDDPFDPGSGRPQSPAQSASKRSGRIVRFPTHRAGILNPAVRSFRKKHFPGITTKLWNDWQWQTSHRIRSLNQLEKMIVLSDVERAAFKQSGTTLPLGITPYYMSLVSPDNPDQPIRRTVIPTIHETVHTTGEADDPLGEDAMSPVPGLVHRYPDRVLLLLSDFCSTYCRYCTRSRVVGHGAIHPSRNRLERAFAYIEQTPSVRDVLISGGDPLMLGEEKLSWVLSRLRQIPHVEIVRIGTKVPAVLPQRITARLVRMLRQYHPLWMSLHFTHPDECTPEASRACAMLADAGIPLGSQTVLLKGVNDNLETMRELVHKLLKMRVRPYYLYQCDPITGSAHFRTPVETGLSIIRGLRGFTSGYALPTYVIDAPGGGGKIPLMPDYVVGREDDALILRNYENKHYRYPEPCNR; encoded by the coding sequence ATGCATGTCATCGTAAAAACCAACCAGCAAGAAAACGCGGTTCCAACCCAAGCGGCCCCGGAAGGGGACGACGACCCGTTTGACCCCGGCAGCGGTAGGCCCCAATCGCCTGCCCAATCCGCCTCCAAACGTAGTGGACGCATTGTCCGGTTCCCCACCCATCGCGCCGGAATTCTTAACCCGGCAGTCAGATCGTTCCGCAAGAAACATTTTCCCGGTATCACCACCAAACTCTGGAATGACTGGCAGTGGCAGACCAGCCACCGTATCCGCAGCCTGAACCAGTTGGAGAAGATGATCGTCCTCTCCGACGTGGAGCGGGCTGCCTTTAAGCAGTCCGGGACCACCCTGCCGCTCGGAATTACGCCCTATTACATGAGTCTGGTTTCTCCGGACAATCCGGATCAGCCCATCCGGCGCACGGTGATTCCAACCATACACGAGACCGTGCATACCACCGGTGAAGCCGACGATCCGCTGGGCGAGGATGCCATGAGCCCGGTGCCGGGCCTGGTGCATCGCTACCCGGACCGCGTGCTCTTGCTCTTGTCTGACTTCTGCTCCACCTATTGCCGTTACTGCACCCGCTCACGGGTGGTCGGCCATGGGGCCATCCACCCCAGCCGCAACCGGCTGGAGCGTGCCTTCGCTTACATCGAGCAGACGCCGTCGGTACGCGATGTCCTGATCTCCGGCGGCGACCCGCTGATGCTCGGTGAGGAGAAACTCTCCTGGGTCCTTTCACGGCTGCGTCAGATCCCCCATGTGGAGATCGTGCGCATCGGCACCAAGGTGCCGGCCGTACTGCCCCAGCGTATCACGGCGCGCCTGGTGCGCATGCTGCGTCAGTATCACCCCCTGTGGATGAGCCTGCACTTCACCCACCCGGACGAGTGTACGCCCGAGGCCTCGCGCGCCTGCGCCATGCTGGCCGATGCGGGAATCCCCCTGGGTTCCCAGACCGTGCTGCTCAAAGGCGTCAACGACAACCTGGAGACCATGCGCGAGCTCGTGCACAAACTGCTCAAGATGCGCGTGCGCCCCTACTATCTGTATCAGTGCGATCCGATCACCGGTTCCGCCCATTTTCGTACGCCCGTTGAGACCGGCCTTTCGATCATCCGCGGCCTGCGCGGATTCACCAGCGGGTACGCCTTGCCCACCTATGTGATCGACGCTCCCGGCGGTGGCGGCAAGATTCCGCTGATGCCCGACTATGTGGTCGGCCGCGAAGACGATGCCCTGATATTGAGAAATTACGAGAACAAGCACTACCGCTACCCCGAACCCTGCAACCGCTGA